One Mangifera indica cultivar Alphonso unplaced genomic scaffold, CATAS_Mindica_2.1 Un_0003, whole genome shotgun sequence genomic region harbors:
- the LOC123205266 gene encoding phospholipase A1-Igamma1, chloroplastic-like, giving the protein MEMSPMRNVKRDQKSSAGRSRRRVWKLKISLTWSAIKKAITGSFKPHYFHLSCGPGINQLSDLRIHQDSINAPPRAKKDPTKTLAALLLKPYSASDFIDYGDHMTPTKSPRENISTNWREIHGQQNWNGLLEPLHPSLRREIIKYGEFVEATYDAFDFDPLSEFCGSCRYNRHKIFEELGLTGNGYKVTKYIYAMSHVDVPKWFERSGLGRIWSKDSNWMGYVAASSDMETKRIGRRDIVVAWRGTVAPSEWFMDLKTKLDRLGPKNSRIKVQHGFLSIYKSKSEKTRYNKLSASEQVMEELNRLVNFFQGRGEEVSLTITGHSLGGALSLLNAYEAANTFPNLFISVISFGAPRVGNIFFKEKLSQLGVKTLRVVVKEDIVPQLPGIVFNKILRKLNPITERLNWVYRHVGVQLKIVQVISPYLKHDSDLSGSHNLELYLHLLDGYLSKKSKFRWNARRDIALVNKSSNMLIEELRIPEFWYQFPYKGLMLNKHGRWVKPGRLPEDVPSPFPTEASTHVSVISA; this is encoded by the coding sequence ATGGAGATGTCACCTATGAGAAATGTAAAAAGGGATCAGAAATCGAGTGCAGGAAGAAGCAGAAGGAGGGTATGGAAGTTGAAGATAAGTCTCACATGGAGCGCCATCAAGAAGGCAATAACTGGGAGCTTTAAGCCTCATTATTTTCATCTAAGCTGCGGGCCTGGCATCAACCAACTCTCCGACCTCCGAATCCATCAAGATTCCATTAACGCGCCTCCTCGTGCAAAAAAAGATCCCACCAAAACACTGGCCGCCCTCCTCCTGAAGCCCTATTCAGCTTCTGATTTCATCGACTATGGCGACCACATGACTCCTACTAAATCcccaagagaaaatatctcaacAAACTGGCGTGAAATCCACGGCCAACAAAACTGGAATGGACTTCTTGAGCCTCTCCATCCGTCGCTCCGCCGAGAAATAATCAAATATGGAGAATTTGTTGAAGCAACTTATGACGCCTTTGACTTCGATCCCTTGTCGGAGTTTTGCGGGAGTTGTAGATACAATCGTCAcaagatttttgaagaattagGCCTCACTGGAAATGGCTACAAGGTAACCAAATACATTTATGCCATGTCTCATGTAGACGTGCCTAAATGGTTTGAGAGGTCGGGATTGGGGCGAATTTGGAGCAAAGATTCAAACTGGATGGGGTATGTCGCCGCGAGCAGCGACATGGAAACTAAAAGAATTGGCAGAAGAGACATAGTCGTGGCATGGCGTGGCACTGTGGCGCCAAGCGAATGGTTTATGGATCTCAAAACAAAGCTAGATCGATTGGGACCTAAAAACTCAAGAATCAAAGTCCAACATGGGTTCCTCAGTATCTACAAATCCAAGAGCGAGAAAACAAGGTATAACAAGTTAAGCGCCTCGGAGCAAGTGATGGAAGAGTTAAACAGACTAGTGAATTTTTTTCAAGGAAGAGGCGAAGAAGTGAGCTTAACGATTACAGGCCACAGTCTCGGCGGTGCATTGTCGCTGCTTAATGCATATGAAGCTGCAAATACATTTCCGAATTTATTCATTAGTGTCATCTCTTTCGGGGCGCCAAGAGTCGGCAACATCTTCTTTAAAGAAAAGCTGAGTCAATTGGGAGTGAAGACCCTTCGAGTTGTTGTGAAAGAAGATATTGTACCGCAACTTCCTGGAATTGTGTTCAACAAAATTCTTCGGAAACTGAATCCGATAACAGAGAGGTTGAACTGGGTTTACAGGCATGTTGGGGTACAGCTGAAGATTGTTCAAGTGATATCCCCTTATTTGAAACATGATTCGGATTTATCAGGGAGCCATAATTTGGAGCTTTATCTCCATCTTCTAGATGGGTATCTGAGCAAGAAATCAAAGTTCAGATGGAATGCAAGAAGGGATATTGCATTGGTAAATAAAAGTAGTAATATGTTGATAGAGGAGTTGAGAATTCCAGAGTTTTGGTACCAATTTCCTTATAAAGGACTTATGTTGAACAAGCATGGAAGATGGGTGAAACCTGGAAGACTACCTGAAGATGTTCCTTCTCCATTTCCCACTGAAGCATCAACTCATGTCTCAGTTATTTCTGCTTAA